From Quercus robur chromosome 8, dhQueRobu3.1, whole genome shotgun sequence:
GAGCCTTAAGCAAGTGGACGTTTCTGCTTTACATGGTAGTTTGAatctaataaaacaaaaacaattccCTATAGTATATATCTTTAATAATCTTTTTAATCAATCTTGGTTTCTTTGTTTCAGATTTGATTGAATTGGCTCCAGACTTAGATGATGATTTAGGGAAAAACATGAGGGAAATGTTGGCTTTGAGATGTTTGGAGTCTTTATGTGGTCCCACTAATGAAGTCAATAAGGGTCATTCAAAAGTCGGGTTTGATTTTTCAGAAAGTTGTGAAGATGTTCTCCAACACATAATGCAcgaggtaattttttttctctaatttcaaCTCTTGCTTTGTATGTAATATTGCTTGTGTATTTAATCATCTGCTTCCAAATTTTAGGAGTTTGAATTTCCATTTTGATGTTGAACATAAACATTTATTTTGTCAGAATTCATTATCAGATCTTGAAATGCTCAAACCGGAGCTCGTAAAAAGGGATATTCGCGTAAAAAGGGATCTTCGCCCCTTTATTATTCGTAAAAGAGCTTGTATGCCTAAACTAGCCTTACAACAGGTAAAGGGGGGGTTTTTCCcccctctcttcctctcttatGAACTTTCCTTTGTTTCATCTATTGTCATTCACTATTAATTATTTGGTTTTGTGTGCTTCTTTATCAACAGCTGAAAGATTTAATTCTCAAAGGTATTCATCCAAATGCTGATTCCCTGAAGGACAGGAGTGGACTGGAATTTACAAGTGCAGGTGGTGGAATTCCTGTGAATAATGGCAGTCACAATGCACTTACACATGGAGTTGATGGGAGCTTCCTCAATGCACAACAAATGGGAGTAAAAGGGAACTTGATACCTAGAATGCTTGAGAATGAGAATAAGCTATTGGAAAAAGATCCATGTAATGGAAATTTATTACTTTCCAAGAGGGGAAGGAATGAATCAGCTACTGAAAATATAGTTAGAGACTTCCATGAaaaccaaaatattttaaatgattGTGACAATCTCCACTTAACTGCCAAAAAGCAGAAGCAATGTGACTCATCTGGAATTCATTCCATAGAAGAGAATCCAGTACCACTACATCCAACAGAACTATTAGAAGATTCTTCTGCAAGAGTTCTGCCAGTTATTGAAAGACAAGTTTGTGACTTGGCAAAAGATCAGATAGGAACTCTGAAAGAAGGCAGGGTTCTAGAGGATGGTCAAGATGAGCATACTGCCTCAGTGAGATGTGGGCATAACAGCGAGGATGAATTCCATCATAATCAGTCAAAGCCTCCTGATAGTGCCACGATGATGCGCTCTCAATGCATGTATAGTCATGATTCCTTAGCATCAGCTGGTTCTACAGACCAAAAGTTGTGCATGAGGTGTAATGAAGGGGGTCAATTGTTAGTTTGTAACACAAGTAATTGTCCGGTGATGGTTCATGAGAACTGCTTGGGTTTCTCACCCAGATTTGACAACAATGGCAACTTTTACTGCCCCTACTGTGCATATTCCCTTGCTATTTCAGAGTACCTTGAAGCTAAGAAAAAGGTGTCCTATGCAAGGAAAGAACTAGCTAAATTATTTCAAATGGGTTTGAAGCATCAGCCAAAGGAAGTCATCGAGAGATTGCATAGAGAATAGCATTTTCTTCCTGGACAAAGGAAATGAGGATCTTGTCAAAAATGGGCACATGGAAAGAGAAGGTGGTCGAGCAGATCATGTCAGTGAACATGTAAATGAAGTCAATAACCTTCATTGTCGGAAAAGCATGGATGATATGTAACAAGCAGAACCTTCTGCATCTTGTGATTAAGTCAATTCACCTCTTAGAGAGGAAGAGGCAATTGTAACTATTGGGACACTAACGTTCcgtttgttttgaagtaaaatattttcaaatgtaaaatattttacatgtaaatattttattgtaaaatattttcattttcaagtgtttggaaGTATTTGATGTATCCTAAACATTTGAAAATGCAAACATAAACCAACGACCACTAACCATTGCAAAgcacaaacccaaccaccacaTTCATAGCTACCACCACTAACCATTGCAAAGCCAGCCACCACTAACCCAACCAACACAGTTACCGTCATCCACCAACCATTGCAAAGCTAGCAGCCACCAACCACCCCAAATCCAGCCACCACACTCACCGTCATCCACCTACCCACCATAATTTCATCTAATCGGCCACCATCTACCCACTGTTATCTCATCCAATCAGCCACCGTCATCAACAACCCAAACACCCAAGACCGATGaaacaaacccaaacatagTCATCGGATCTCtatttcaggaaaaaaaaaaaaaaaaaaaaaaacccaattcaaAACCAACCCGCAAAGACCCATATCTCCACCGCAACACCTCCTTTAACCGTCGCTACCAAATCATGTCGAAAGGCTACCTTGACCACCACTAGCATCACACCTCTCAAGAAGCCTCTTTGTGACTTTCTTTGTCTGTTCGAGATGGGTAAGAGAGAATGGCAAGAGCCCCAACGAACCTGAGAGTGATGAGCTCCTTGGTGGCTTGGTGGCTCTGGTTTGTGGGAAGACAGAACTTGAGAGTGAAAGGGAGAGTTATCGTCGGCGATGGGCAATGCCGGTGGAAGCTGGAGCTGGCCAGTGGTGCTATAGACCTGGAGCCTGGGATTGATGGGAGAGAAGACCGGAGGTGGCTggtttttttggagagaaatctGAGTTGGGAGTGTTTGAGCGTAAAGTGACTATGGGAGTAAATGGAGTGATATGTGTCAGGGTATGAGAGAGTAagcaaatgtaaaatgttttaccaaaattttaagtgtaaaatattttacataaatttgtCTAAGTTGATTTGgttgactgaaaatattttacttttaactaAATATTTTACTGCAAAACAAACATCgtaaaattggaaaatattttcctaaaaatattttacattgaaacaaacagagcgtaaatGAATTGACTAAAGGGAAAATAGCAGAAGAAAAGGTGATCCAAGAGTGCTTAACTATTATAGCGCTCAAAGGACACAACCAAGAACCAGCTGACGATGAGGGTGGTGATAATTTTTCCAGTGAAAACACAGATATTATTCCTGTCTATCAAAGACAGGTGGAAGAGGGAATTCAATAGGAAGTTTCAGGGAACAGATTGCTGATCCACTACAGGAACCTGTTTGGGCACTTGATATGATGGAGAAGGAGCTTCTAGAGATGAAATTAATAAGtctatcatttttaattattcaataaGATTCCAAAGGGGAGAGAGGCATCAGTAATTTGTTCATATCAAGTCTTTTCTATACAATTATCATATTCCCTTCATGTCATTCTAGGTATTAGGTATTTCTACCCTGCATGATCAGAAGCTGCCTTAAAAATCTGTAATGTTCTTCTGGTAACCAGATTTTGTCTTAAAATCATTCTTTCTTGCCTACTACCCCCCATGCACTCTAGTTATGAGTGGCATTTTAGCATTGCATTGCATTGACTGTCCTTCATTGATAATGACCCTCGAATTTGTAGTACATACCCAGTAAGTCCTCCTGAGCTAAGGCAAAAAAGGTTCCATGGACTGTCAAGGAGGTAGAGATGTTAAAGGTACTTGTTTTATCTTTTGCAGTTGTCACTTCATATTGGCAGCTTATTTAGAAGTCCATAGTTTTACTTATCACATTTATCTCTTGTCATTGTTATTTTAAGTgtattcatattcatattttaaGATTGGGTTTCGAAATTGTGTATTTTTCCTGGATTTTGATTTGAGGTTTGCTAAGAAGCACTGATACTTCAAACTAGCGGTCATAGATGTACTTCAATACAGAAACTCTCAGACACTGGGGATTCTTAACTTTCCTATTCTTTTCTCCCTCAATCTTACTCACTTTATTTATGTGCCAATAAGAGTGTTAAAGCTTAGTCAAATTGAAGTATTCTTGTACAAGTATAATACGGGAAACATTTTATATGTAAAtacttttaattataaaaaaagtcttttttcAGAGTATTCTTATTTAAGACAGTAAATTAGAGTTCTTTAAAAAAGATAATACATACGTATAGCATACCCTTAATAGTATGACTGTATgagtattttaaaaatatgatcaAAATGAAGTGCTTTGTCCTGTTCAGCTTGTATATTGATATAGGGGTATATTTTGCTCTTTGATCTGCCCCTGATATCACACTTTGACCccatgacttttattttttattttttttatgaatcacTTTGACCAAATGACTTGAAGTTATTATGATTGCCTCTGGTGGTCAAATTTTACATAAGAAATATTATAATaaggtttttaaatttaataatacttGCAAGGAAAACTGTATTGACTACCTGATCATCGTAACTATGGtcaatatgattatttttttatggaggGACCTTTTAAGTATAAATGCTTTAAATCCATGTCTTGTCATTCTTCCTAGTTATTACTATTCTGCTTGAGCGTAAgtggactttttttttgttgttgtaggtTTAAcaggtttttcatttttatagaTTGACCATAGAGGGataaatattaaaacaaaaagaaagaaagaaagaagtgatGCATTGAAGTGTTTACTGTATTAATGATTTTCATTGTCTGTTGAGTTTTCTTACTCGTATATACATATGGAGGCTCAATAGTTTTTCGCTATTTAGTGTTCAATCTAAAAGCACGGATCCACGcattcaaaagaagaagaagcatagATCCATGTCAAGGGTGTGCCATGAAATTGAATACATTTGTTGTTGAAAATAGGAACCAGTTAACAATCATGGAATGTAATTATGATTAATATATTTGATCTGTGGTTTGGAACCTCAAATAAAATCTTAGTATACATGCCGTCTAGCTTAATTGGCACGGTGGATTGGGATCCCAGTCTGGGGACAAAATTTTCCCCTGCCCCCTACATTCTGGGGATCCATGTGGTAATGGGATCTGTACAGTGGACTTGCAATTGTTTGTACATGTTAAGGTTTGGCAatggtttttctgtttttggaaAACTACAGGAACAACAgctggttttaattttttaattgcaaaGGTCTCTTATTGATTGGTCCTGATAAAGAACTAGGTCATATTGCAGTTTGCAGTTGAACTGAGATGCCAATTACTAGTAAAATTGTAGAGGTTTTACAAATTATTAGTTGTGCTTGCTGGTCACTGTAGATAAATGTTTGGGAATTAATTAAACcatgaattataaaattcaatcttttatttataagaatttgaaaaacctttttttttactagattcaatcttttatttatcaaaaaattctTTATAAGATTAATGCTGTTTTTTTGGAGTCCCTACTTTATGTCTAAGACCTATGTTGCTTAGGAATTTTCGCAACATCTTATTTTCTGGAATTCTCACAAAGAGTTCCATTAGGTTTAGTGGCAAGATCTGGTATAGTGATTCTCTTGTTACTGAATTGTTTAACACTATAATACCAGTAGCTGTAAGTTCTAAAATAATATGTTTCTTCACAATTTTTGACGCCTGTACCTGTACAGGTGGTCATCTTGAAGAGGGAGGGAGAATGTTCTCTTTAATTCTTGACCTCAGAGATCATACTGTTAGGTTGTTTGATTGCGCTATCTGGATTCTGGATGCTAAAAGTGACAATTACTCATGACCTGACCTTTGCGTGAGTTGAATATGGATTTTATTTCTCTTGTTATCATCATTCCCAGAACCAAGGAAAATGTATAGAATTTGTTTTCTCTGTTGAGTATTTGCTTCTTGCGTTTCTTTCTCCCACAAATTGAGGCAGATGTACATTTAGCTTGTCTTGATAGATGAACTTTTATTGAGAGCAAAGGTTTGGGaaggaagaatgaaaatgaatggatttatctattcttttgtttgggagtttaataGGAAGAAATAGAATAGTTACAACCGAATGCTTCTATTTCATTCCCTCCTAAATCCTAAGCATTCCTCTCAGGAGTGGAGGAACATTGGCATAGGTTAGAGGATGAAAATGGAGGGATTAAATATATaggaaagataataaaataaataaataggaaaaaaatgaTTCTCTCATTTGCTGTGTTTTTGGTAGAGATGATAGAAAAGGAGACTGAtagaacaaataagaaataaatataatgTTTTATGTGTTTCTTTGggatttaaaatgaaataatggaaaatatagttcgtgtaaatttacaataaagtcatttttatataataattaatatttctatattatataagaaaaaaaaactgtaattttttttttgagaaaaaaaaaatagttaaagtAGTAAAGATGATATCATATAAAAGCGAACCCATCAACCATCATATTTGATATATGCATGTCTATTTAATCATTTTcttatatcaaatttatttatagttttccCCAACAAATTTGTAATCATACATAGTAACATGGATATAGTATTCTTATGTTACAACTTGTGTATTTTATTATATGGGAAAATGGGCAATTGCTATATTTTACTTCAACGATTTATAGAGTTTAAAGGAAATAGAACATCTCAAATTTATTCGTAACTTTTAAAAcagttttttaagttttgcaTATAGTACAAAACTAATAGCCAGTTTGGTGATGGAgttcaaaaattgttgtttaaaataatgtgaaaattgtggtttaaaaaatgttgttaaaaaatgtgtttttagtgtttataaaacaaaaaaatgtgtttggtatgtgtgtgtttgatttaaaaaaagcTGACACTTGTAcgaaatatcaattttttaattcagGAGAGAGAATACATCTTATATTCCCGTTGCTCGTTTgttccttctttttcccttcttttctcTGAAAGTAGAAAACGAAACCCACGCTCCTCATCTCCATCGACGTAGCCCCTTGATCCACGGTTGGGCTTCACGTTCCTCGGATCTCCTCTCCACCTTCAACACTCCAAGACCTAGCAACGAATCGAGCAAGGGGTTAATGTGAGCAAGGGGTAGAAGACGCTTGTTGGGATGGAATTATGATTCTGAGCAAGGGGTTAATGTGATTGACTGAGGTTGGTGATGCAGTGTAAGCTGAGTGTGTAGAAGACGCTTTTGGATGGGTCGAGAGGATTTTTAATGGCACTGGGTTGAGTAATCAATGGCGTGGTGATCCGTTGTGAGTGAGAGACCTTTGACTACGGTCAGATGGGTAGGTGAGGGGAGTTATGGCGATGGGTGAGATTAATGTTGCTGGGTTAAGCTTTGACTGTGTGGGTGAGATGAGATCTTGGGAGGTGCAAATGGATTTGGCATGAAAAGGGCAAAGGATATCtatgagaggaagagagaagacAATACACAGAGATGTTTGACTAGGTGGGCCCATACAGTGTTCAAAATAATTATCCAATTGCCACTAAACACTAGTGATTGTTGTTTTAAAATAGGCCGGAGGTGATTTCAAAACTATCATTTTGAAAACCGGATTTTGAACAATGTTTTTCAAACAACCCTGAACACAAATGGATAACCAAAcgccttttttttgtttttggacactagtgttcagtgtttaaacactaaacattAATGTTTAAAATGGATGACCAAATGGCCTCTAAACTACCCAAAATGTTGAGTTGAAACCACCCCTATTTCAACTAATTGCTAACTTTGGAGGTAGGTGGGGTTAGTGACAATTTGAAAGGTCAATGGTGGTTTAGAATTTTTCCAACTCACTAATGACAATTTTGGTTGAGATATTTTTCCTCAATATGCTTAAACCAATCAACACACATTCCTATTCTAAAATATCTAGTCTAAAATATCCAAAGTATACCTTTAGCTATTAAAGTTTagaattgttttaattttaattatttaggCTCATTTGGTATATCCACTCAAACACacgtttttagtttttaaacaacattacacgtatttctacacacttttcactcacgtatttccacacatttttttactcacacgtattttcacacatattttcagtttttaagtgtatatatCAAACACCTccttacattttaaaatttaactatttatttcttattttgttttcatattagCATTATCATTCATATGGATTAGtaataacaaaatttagttacaaaattagttgtaacctaagactacaaccttatttaatatcattttattgtaggtgaattttgacaaatttactaTTGGataacatcttcttcttatattctttatacttgcaaaatttctaaaaaattaaagattaataactatgtcatcaataaattatttaaattgcaagtttttgtaatttaaaattatacataaaatataatcttatagatcatagagtaaataatatccgtttgtcacaaaatttgacatatatattaagagtgtaaagaatatACAATCTaattgttagatttttaaaatatatagtaatattaatgatattaaataaaattgtaattttagactacaaccaattttgtagctaaattttatccgattaataatataattttttatatattttatgaaatactAGCTCTAAAATATTGTGAAAGGTATACCAGCTCATTTGACTGTTCATTCTGTTGCAAGGCTTCTATTGTATTATTGTACTTAACGAGTTTTGGAGCCATATGTGATGACCGTTGTCACGCTATGCACCTGAACACATTTACACTGCTGCCTTTGCTCGTCAGTATCCCAACTATCGGCatggacaaaaataaaatagatctttttttttttttttttttgagcatgaAATAGatcatttatttgattttatcttTTTGGGGAAACAAAACGGCAGAGACAGAGATTGCCATAACGTATGAAATAATTTGACCCTTAAAGACGATTGTGACCTGTGAGTTGTGACTAATATAGCTCCAAATACTGTCGCATTTATTTTCCCACGACCATCTTAAACGGtaaattgtgattaattaaatgttactattacaaaaatttattattttttccctaTTATTCACTATTTGTCTAGTGAGATAATTGTAGTAAAGTATGTGTAAAAGTGtgcaatattaatattattgcaAATTTAACTAATATAGCTATCACATACTTATATATTTTGCCAAAAATTGTTTTATGTAGTAGATTGTGATTAGTTGTTTATCACTATCACGTAGACTTACTATTTTTTCTCTACTACTCACTATTTGTTAAGTAAAATAATTGTGACAAGGTGCATGTAAAAGTGTGTGGTACTAATATTATTGCTAACGGGCATAATTAGCACAATACTCTTGGATATGCAATAGGGAAAGTCCCATgtaaccaattgaaatccagCATATCATTTTCTATTTGAAGCTCCAAAGTTCAAACATTTCCATCAAGACCTCACAATATGGAGCCAAGTGATGCTTAGCACGAACAAGGGTTGGGAAAAGAATCTGGAATGTACTAACATACTTTTTATAAGTAAGATTTGATGATTACATTGAGCTATAATGTACCAGATAGTCGGTGGTCAAACTACCAAACAGGCAAGCACACACATTTATATATAACATGTCATACATCATGCTcatatttcaattaaattccaAGGAATTGTATCTCAAAAGGTGGTGTCCTTTCAACCTGTCAATAAGGACAAGCATGAAATGAGAATCTAAGTTCCAACGTGAATAAAAATCCATTGTTCCAGACTTCcagttaaaaaacaaataatccATGCCTTTCTTGCAATAATAATAGGGTCagtgataaaaacaaaaacaaagttgaAAAGGATGTTAAAACCATGTGATCGAATGGGAGAAGCAGAGTACTAatctttttttatgtgagaCAGATTGGAACTGATTTTATAGGAATAGAAAAAGGAGTCTCAACTTTCAAGACAATCACGTGAGAATGgcctcactctctctttctctcagtCTCTACGTGTTGTCTGGttcaactctctttttttttttgggcaaacaAGGTAACATGTGAAGTAATTAATGCAACCACCAAACATGCTCTTCTCTTTGGTGcaatcttatatattttt
This genomic window contains:
- the LOC126697307 gene encoding uncharacterized protein LOC126697307, with product MDGDASNHASSFPWIWAIEVLASLKQVDVSALHDLIELAPDLDDDLGKNMREMLALRCLESLCGPTNEVNKGHSKVGFDFSESCEDVLQHIMHENSLSDLEMLKPELVKRDIRVKRDLRPFIIRKRACMPKLALQQLKDLILKGIHPNADSLKDRSGLEFTSAGGGIPVNNGSHNALTHGVDGSFLNAQQMGVKGNLIPRMLENENKLLEKDPCNGNLLLSKRGRNESATENIVRDFHENQNILNDCDNLHLTAKKQKQCDSSGIHSIEENPVPLHPTELLEDSSARVLPVIERQVCDLAKDQIGTLKEGRVLEDGQDEHTASVRCGHNSEDEFHHNQSKPPDSATMMRSQCMYSHDSLASAGSTDQKLCMRCNEGGQLLVCNTSNCPVMVHENCLGFSPRFDNNGNFYCPYCAYSLAISEYLEAKKKVSYARKELAKLFQMGLKHQPKEVIERLHRE